One window from the genome of Dioscorea cayenensis subsp. rotundata cultivar TDr96_F1 chromosome 3, TDr96_F1_v2_PseudoChromosome.rev07_lg8_w22 25.fasta, whole genome shotgun sequence encodes:
- the LOC120257507 gene encoding uncharacterized protein LOC120257507 isoform X2: MPVHLEFYVPSTFQENRMLLVFQLFGYHVVSSDPLFLCYRNSQRPFRSVLNFKGHNEVQLGFHVAEEDINTNFF; encoded by the exons ATGCCAGTTCATTTGGAGTTTTATGTTCCATCAACGTTCCAGGAGAACAGAATGCTGCTTGTATTCCAACTATTCGGTTATCATGTTGTTTCTTCAGATCCCTTG TTTTTGTGTTACAGAAATTCTCAAAGACCCTTCAG GTCAGTGCTCAACTTCAAGGGTCATAATGAAGTTCAGTTGGGTTTTCATG TTGCCGAGGAAGATATCAACACAaactttttttag
- the LOC120257507 gene encoding U4/U6.U5 small nuclear ribonucleoprotein 27 kDa protein isoform X1 codes for MMSERRREKDHSRDRERDRERDRDLDRERVRHRDRDRDRDHRERDRDRDRDRERRKRSRSRSRSPDNYHRRRGRSGTHSPSPDSRRRKRRRDESADDDRERRHRSTSQPEDSKGAKEQKAAEAPAGGEAAAVVPTDADPDEVEMMKIMGIPMGFDSTKGKPVPGADVSGVRVVTKRQPRQYMNRRGGFNRPLPPERNR; via the coding sequence ATGATGTCGGAgcgaagaagagagaaagatcATTCCCGTGATCGAGAGCGAGATCGAGAGCGTGATCGAGATCTCGATCGAGAAAGAGTTCGTCATCGAGACCGTGATCGAGATCGAGATCACCGAGAACGGGATCGGGACAGGGACAGGGATCGGGAACGCCGGAAGAGGTCCAGATCGAGGTCCCGCTCGCCTGACAACTACCACCGGAGACGAGGCCGTTCCGGTACGCATTCTCCATCGCCGGACTCTCGGCGCCGTAAGCGCCGCCGAGATGAAAGCGCTGATGATGATCGTGAGCGTCGTCACCGCTCCACTTCGCAACCTGAGGACAGTAAAGGTGCGAAGGAACAGAAGGCTGCGGAAGCGCCGGCGGGAGGTGAGGCCGCGGCGGTGGTGCCCACTGATGCTGACCCGGATGAGGTGGAGATGATGAAGATTATGGGGATTCCAATGGGGTTTGATTCGACAAAAGGGAAGCCTGTGCCTGGGGCTGATGTTAGTGGGGTTAGGGTGGTGACGAAGAGGCAGCCAAGGCAGTACATGAATCGTCGGGGAGGCTTCAATCGCCCACTTCCTCCGGAGCGGAATCGCTAG
- the LOC120257494 gene encoding replication protein A 32 kDa subunit B-like: MFAGAGAGALFDGGGFMASQAPDPTSSPSKSRGGAQRLIPLTVKQICEAFDSSDDKYNLVVETSNVKLLGLVMNKVERVTDVSFTLDDGTGCIEISRWMSEIWDSNEMALIQNGMYVKVNGHLKGFQGKQCVVAFSVRPVINFNDIALHFLECIHAHMDITREKGGTPAQIHEYPMMTMMTTPFPNVLNPYQVSLQHPGHSVMSGSSNDIYNLVLGVLQEPSSLACEHGLHIDEIVKRVGLPTTKIMEIINYHVDSGHIYSTIDENHFKSAFNG; this comes from the exons ATGTTCGCCGGCGCCGGAGCCGGAGCCCTCTTCGATGGCGGTGGCTTCATGGCCTCACAGGCTCCCGATCCTACCTCATCTCCCTCCAAG AGTCGTGGTGGTGCCCAGCGCTTGATTCCGTTGACAGTGAAACAGATCTGTGAGGCCTTTGATTCAAGTGATGACAAGTATAATCTTGTTGTCGAAACGAGCAAT GTGAAGTTGTTGGGGTTGGTGATGAACAAAGTAGAGAGGGTCACCGATGTGTCTTTTACCCTCGACGATGGCACTGGATGCATTGAGATCAGCCGGTG GATGAGTGAGATATGGGATTCAAATGAGATGGCCCTAATTCA GAATGGAATGTATGTGAAAGTCAATGGTCACTTGAAAGGGTTTCAAGGGAAACAATGTGTTGTTGCCTTCTCTGTCCG ACCTGTTATTAACTTCAATGATATTGCGCTCCACTTCCTTGAGTGCATACATGCCCATATGGACATCACCAGAGAAAAG GGTGGAACGCCTGCTCAGATCCATGAGTATCCAATGATGACAATGATGACAACTCCTTTTCCAAATGTATTGAACCCATATCAAGTTTCTCTTCAA CATCCAGGGCACTCAGTCATGAGTGGCTCTTCAAATGATATCTACAACTTGGTCTTGGGAGTTCTCCAGGAACCTTCAAGCTT GGCTTGTGAGCATGGATTACATATTGATGAAATTGTTAAAAGGGTGGGACTACCAACAACTAAGATCAT GGAAATCATTAATTACCATGTTGATTCCGGTCACATTTATTCAACCATAgatgaaaatcatttcaagtctGCATTCAATGGCTGA